Within the Leptogranulimonas caecicola genome, the region GGATCTGGTCATCTCTCCTGCGGTGGGCGGCATCACCTTTGGTTTCGCCATGGGCTATGTGCTGGGCGTAGATTTTATCTTTGCCGAGCGTCAGGCGGGCGTTATGACCCTTCGCCGCTCCTTTGAGATTCCCCAAGAAGCCAACGTGCTGGTTTGCGAAGACGTAGTCACCACCGGTGGGTCTGTCAAAGAGGTCTGCGACCTCGTCGAGGATGCCGGCGCTACGGTGGCAGGCGTGGTGTCTATTATCGATCGCAAGACCGATCGCAAGTTTGATGCCCCATTTTTCCCATTACTGGGCCTGGAAGTCGCTTCCTGGACCCCTGAAGAATGCGAATTATGTGCCAAAGGCGGTAAAGCGGAGTCTCTTGGGTCCCGAAAACTTGCAAAATAGCCGCTAGATTGCCAAAATGCCTGTAGCGAACGCCGGCTCGATGGTATCATCCTGCCGGTGTTTCTATCTATGAGTTCGATTCATGTGGATTAGGAGTTCTTCTATGGCACTTCCCCAGCTTTCCGAAGAGCAGCGTGCTGAGAACCTTAAAAAGGCTGCTGCTGCCCGTCACGCCCGCGCCGAGCTTCGCGAGAAGATCAAGAACGGCGAGGTTTCCCTCGAGGAGGTTTTGAACTCTGAGGATCCTGCAGCCGCTCGCATGCCTGTCCGCGCTCTTATCGAGTCGCTGCCTGGCTATGGCAAGGCCAAGGCCACCAAGATCATGGAAGAGCTCGATATCTCCCAGAAGCGTCGCGTCCAGGGCCTGGGTGCCCGTCAGCGCGAGCGTCTGCTCGAGATCCTCTCCCGCTAACATCATGACACCGCGCCTGTTCGTTGTATCAGGTCCTTCTGGGGCGGGGAAGGGTACGTTGGTTTCTCGCGTGCGAGAGGTCCGTCCCGATCTTGGTCTCTCGGTGTCTGCCACTACCCGCGATCCTCGTCCCGGTGAGGAAGATGGCGTTGCCTATCACTTCCTCACCGACGAGGCCTTTGACCAAGCAATTCAAGAGGGCCGTTTCCTTGAGTGGGCACACGTGGCCGGTCACCGCAGCGGCACGCTTTTGAGCGAAGTAGACAAAAACTTGTCTCAAGGCCACTCCCTCATCCTAGAGATCGATGTTCAGGGTGCCTTGCAGGTCAAAGAGATTTATCCAGACGCAGTGCTGGTCTTTATCGAGCCTCCTTCAAAAGAAGAGCTCGAACGTCGCCTTCGCGGTCGCGGCACAGAAGCCGAGAAAGACGTGCAACTGCGTCTGGGAATCGCTGCTCAAGAGATGGAGCTGGCTAGTTCCTACGATGCACGGGTAATAAATGATGATCTAGAAGTCGCCACGCACGAGTTGTTGGACGTTTTGTCGTCCTTTGAATCTGAATAGAGGTTGCATGTCCATCATTAATCCTCCTATCGACGATCTGCTGGCTAAGGCAGAGGAGAATCCCTTCCTTTTATGCTCCATTGCCTCCAAGCGCGCTTGTGATATCAACAATATGCTGCGTGGTCAGCATATGCGCGTGACAGCTGTTCAGGATGTAGATGACATCACCACAGTTGTGAGCGGTAAGGATCCCATCTCCATCGCCATGGATGAGATCGAAGATGGCGTTCTGAGCTATAACCAGGGCGATTTTGATGTAGAGATCGCCGACGGCGATACCAACAACTAGCATGGCTTCACGCTGCTGTCTGATTCACTATCATGAGATTGGCCTCAAAGGTAAGAATCGTTCTACCTTTGAGCGTCAACTCATGACCAATCTCGCTCATGGTTTAAGAGGGTTGCCCGTAGCTTCGATCTCGCGGGTTTCCGGTCACCTTTTGGCCACCTTCTCCAGTCCAGAGGCGCCTGAGCAAGCCATGTCACTCATCGCTCGGATTCCTGGAGTGGCAAGGGTATCTTTGGCGTTTCGCACCGCTCAAGATCCTGCTGAGTATCTTCCGGCTGCCGTTTCTGCTCTTGGAGAGGTGGAGCATTTCTCTACCTTCAAGGTGCAGGCCAAGCGAGCAAATACCAGCTACCATCTGCATACCATTGAGCTCAATCGTGAAGTGGGAGCAGCGCTTTGCGAAGCTTTCCCCACAAAAGATGTGGATGTACACAATCCAGAGGCGACAGTGCACGTGCTCTTTAACGAGGGCGATGTATTTATCTATGCGCGGTCTGAGCGTGGTGTAGGAGGCTTGCCTGTAGGCACTGCGGGAAAATGCGTGTCGTTGTTCTCCAGCGGCTTTGATTCTCCTGTAGCCACCTGGATGATGGGTCGCAGAGGTGCCACAATGGTGCCGGTTCACTTCTCGGGCAGACCTCAAACCTCTGATGCCTCAGAATGGCTCTGCCAAGATCTTGTAGAAGCCATGGCATCAGAGGGAGCTATAGGGCGTCTCTATGTAGTGCCCTTCGGTGATTGTCAGCGAGAGATTGCCTTGGCGGTGCCTCAGGCGCTTCGTATCATCATGTATCGACGCTTGATGTATGCGGTGGCAGAGCAAATAGCGCATATAGAGGGTGCCAAAGCTCTTGTGACCGGAGAATCGTTGGGTCAAGTGGCCTCTCAAACTTTAGAGAACATCACCGCTACTTCAGAAGTAGTAACCACTATGCCAATCCTGCGGCCCCTTATCGGCACAGACAAGCAGGAGATCATTGCGAGAGCCAAAGCCATCGGAACTTATGAGGTCAGTGAGCAGACGGCTCCCGATTGTTGTACGCTTTTCATGCCTCGCCGTCCTGAAACCCATGCGAAGCCAAAGGCGGTGTCAGAGGCTTGGGCAAGTTTTGATCATGAGGCTATGGTAGAAACCCTATTGGGGTCTCTAGAGTATGTTGACTATGATTTCTGTCCTTCTTACAAACCAGCTAAGCGTTGGGCAGAACTTCATACTGCGCTTGCTCCTGCATCCTTCTAAGAACAGCGCTTCTGCAAGAAGAGATCTAGCGCGCCCTGACGGCATCCAGCATTTTTGGTAGTGCTGGATGCCGTTTTTTGTCAGACTCCTTTAATGTGGGGAAGCTGTGAAACATTCATATTGTGAATAATACAATAGATGAAATATCATCCTAGGTCTTACCTGCGAATTCAGACCCGTTTTCTTCTACTTGACTAAAAAGTGTCAGAAATTGGTCAGAAGCCATTATTACTCTGAGCCATCCAAATGGCCTTCTGGCTTGGTCGATCTAGGGAGGGAAGGGCGATGGCTCAAAAAAGGATCAAGGAAAGCTCGATTCATAATTGGGCAAGGGCGGTAAAGCGCCTAGTTCCTCAACCACAAAAGATGCTCATCGTAGCAGTTGTGGCGGTACTGGGGCTTTCTGCCTTGGGCGGGATGGTCTTGTTGCAAGGACAAGGAATCGTAGTAGCAAGATCTCAAAACACTCAAGTAGAATCAACTAACACTCAAGTAGAAGATGAAGGTAATGGTAATTCGGAATCTCAACTAAAGGATGAAGATGGTTTAGAGTCGCGAACATCGAGTGATGAATCTGCGAATTGCGAAAGAGAACAAGCCATCAAACATTACAAAATACATGTGGATGGGGCAGTGGCAAACCCTGGTATCTATACACTTGATGCTTCTGATGCTCGAGTTTCTGACGCAGTGGAATGCGCCGGAGGATTGGTAGAAAGCGCGGATACAAGCGCGATAAATTTAGCCGAGGTGCTCGTTGATGGAGCAAAAGTGCACATTCCTTCAATGGGTGAGGAGCCTAAACCTCAAGGATCGGCTCAGGTTATAGAAGGTTCTAGCTCAACTGCAAGTTCTGGTAGTGGCGGGAAGTCCTTGTCGGCATCAGGGAGCCCAGAGAATGCACTGATCAATCTCAACAGTGCAACCATAGAAGAGCTGCAGACGTTGCCTGGTGTGGGGGAGGCTACTGCGAAGGCCATTGTGGAGGACAGAGAAGCTCACGGACCCTATGCCTCACCGGAGGATCTCATGCGAGTGTCAGGGATTGGTGAGAAGAAGTTTGCCAAGTTGCAAGACAAGGTCTGCGTGTAGCATGCAGTCCTCTCCTTATCCGGAACGTCCGGTATTGCCCCCTATGCTCTGGGCGTTTGTGACAGTGGCTTTCATTTGTGCTTTGATTCTTAGGGCAGATGTTCGTTGGCTTTCCTGGATCTACCTTGGTTGTGGCCTTGGATTTGCAGTGATCCTTTTGTGTGGGCTGCGCATTGAGAAGGCCAAAGGCCTTTGTATGCTATTGATAGCAGTAGGCCTATTGGCGCTTTTCGTCTCCACTCTCAAACGTCAACTGGTGGAAGATTGCAAAACCGAA harbors:
- the gmk gene encoding guanylate kinase; translated protein: MTPRLFVVSGPSGAGKGTLVSRVREVRPDLGLSVSATTRDPRPGEEDGVAYHFLTDEAFDQAIQEGRFLEWAHVAGHRSGTLLSEVDKNLSQGHSLILEIDVQGALQVKEIYPDAVLVFIEPPSKEELERRLRGRGTEAEKDVQLRLGIAAQEMELASSYDARVINDDLEVATHELLDVLSSFESE
- the mihF gene encoding integration host factor, actinobacterial type — protein: MALPQLSEEQRAENLKKAAAARHARAELREKIKNGEVSLEEVLNSEDPAAARMPVRALIESLPGYGKAKATKIMEELDISQKRRVQGLGARQRERLLEILSR
- a CDS encoding ComEA family DNA-binding protein, which codes for MAQKRIKESSIHNWARAVKRLVPQPQKMLIVAVVAVLGLSALGGMVLLQGQGIVVARSQNTQVESTNTQVEDEGNGNSESQLKDEDGLESRTSSDESANCEREQAIKHYKIHVDGAVANPGIYTLDASDARVSDAVECAGGLVESADTSAINLAEVLVDGAKVHIPSMGEEPKPQGSAQVIEGSSSTASSGSGGKSLSASGSPENALINLNSATIEELQTLPGVGEATAKAIVEDREAHGPYASPEDLMRVSGIGEKKFAKLQDKVCV
- the pyrE gene encoding orotate phosphoribosyltransferase, whose product is METSVRLDDQAILQILKDTGAIRHGHFVLTSGRHSDTYVQCARVMESPRTTVDLAREAALRLPEDVRSSVDLVISPAVGGITFGFAMGYVLGVDFIFAERQAGVMTLRRSFEIPQEANVLVCEDVVTTGGSVKEVCDLVEDAGATVAGVVSIIDRKTDRKFDAPFFPLLGLEVASWTPEECELCAKGGKAESLGSRKLAK
- the thiI gene encoding tRNA uracil 4-sulfurtransferase ThiI; this translates as MASRCCLIHYHEIGLKGKNRSTFERQLMTNLAHGLRGLPVASISRVSGHLLATFSSPEAPEQAMSLIARIPGVARVSLAFRTAQDPAEYLPAAVSALGEVEHFSTFKVQAKRANTSYHLHTIELNREVGAALCEAFPTKDVDVHNPEATVHVLFNEGDVFIYARSERGVGGLPVGTAGKCVSLFSSGFDSPVATWMMGRRGATMVPVHFSGRPQTSDASEWLCQDLVEAMASEGAIGRLYVVPFGDCQREIALAVPQALRIIMYRRLMYAVAEQIAHIEGAKALVTGESLGQVASQTLENITATSEVVTTMPILRPLIGTDKQEIIARAKAIGTYEVSEQTAPDCCTLFMPRRPETHAKPKAVSEAWASFDHEAMVETLLGSLEYVDYDFCPSYKPAKRWAELHTALAPASF
- a CDS encoding DNA-directed RNA polymerase subunit omega, which translates into the protein MSIINPPIDDLLAKAEENPFLLCSIASKRACDINNMLRGQHMRVTAVQDVDDITTVVSGKDPISIAMDEIEDGVLSYNQGDFDVEIADGDTNN